The proteins below come from a single Scyliorhinus canicula unplaced genomic scaffold, sScyCan1.1, whole genome shotgun sequence genomic window:
- the LOC119961187 gene encoding probable G-protein coupled receptor 139, which yields MHGQITGVVYAIYYPILAAIGVPVNLVAIVVLSRGRCGLSKCITRYLVSMAVTDLLVVLTAVIFNRIIGIYFPVSFMSLTPACTLSTVIIYAATESSVWLTVAFTFDRYIAICSQKLKTNYCTEKIAAVVIGTVCLLSCFKSIPSYFIYEPLYIMNNVPWLCNIKSSFYTSLAWTAYDWFARVLNPGLPFLLILLFNALTVRHILAASRSRRRLRANSSGENQSDPEMLNRRKSIVLLFAISGSFILLWMTYVVDFLYVKITNESYFGGSNFNDPRFIRQESGNMLQLLSCCTNTCIYAVTQRKFREELRNAAKYLGNLIVNVVK from the exons ATGCACGGCCAGATAACTGGTGTAGTTTATGCCATTTACTACCCAATTCTTGCTGCCATTGGAGTTCCGG TTAACTTGGTGGCGATTGTGGTCCTCTCCAGGGGAAGATGTGGTCTCTCCAAATGCATCACTCGGTATCTGGTATCTATGGCAGTGACCGATCTCCTAGTCGTTCTCACCGCTGTCATATTCAATCGGATTATTGGCATCTATTTTCCAGTTAGCTTTATGTCATTGACTCCAGCATGCACTCTGAGCACCGTGATAATCTATGCGGCCACCGAGAGTTCTGTCTGGTTAACCGtcgctttcacctttgatcgttATATAGCCATTTGTTCCCAGAAACTGAAGACAAACTATTGCACCGAGAAAATAGCAGCTGTGGTGATAGGAACCGTTTGTTTGTTGAGCTGTTTCAAAAGCATTCCCTCGTACTTTATATATGAACCACTCTATATAATGAACAATGTGCCGTGGTTGTGTAACATAAAATCAAGCTTTtacacctcacttgcatggacagcCTATGACTGGTTTGCACGTGTGTTAAATCCAGGTCTGCCCTTCCTCCTGATTTTGCTATTCAATGCTCTGACCGTCAGGCACATTCTGGCGGCCAGTAGATCCCGCCGGAGACTCCGGgctaacagcagtggagagaatcAGAGTGATCCAGAGATGCTGAACAGGAGGAAGTCTATTGTCTTACTCTTCGCCATCTCCGGAAGCTTCATTCTGTTGTGGATGACGTATGTTGTCGATTTCCTGTacgtgaaaattacaaatgaatCTTATTTCGGAGGATCCAATTTCAATGACCCCAGGTTCATTCGCCAAGAAAGTGGAAACATGCTTCAGCTACTGAGCTGTTGCACCAACACGTGCATTTATGCAGTGACGCAGAGAAAATTCAGAGAAGAGTTGAGGAATGCGGCAAAATATCTTGGGAATCTCATAGTAAACGTAGTCAAGTAG